The sequence GGGAGACTTTCTCCCCCGAGGCTGCTGGGAGATAGAAACTCAAGGGAGCTAGGAAAGATATGAGGACGCAAGGGATGAGGAGGTTGACTATATAGAATGAGGACCTCCTCTTGAGAAGGAGGGTGAAGGTGACATCTGGGTAAGGCTCGGAGCAGCAGCCGTAGGAGATCACATTCTTCACAGCAGGCATGCCACGGACCTGCCATTCCACATCTTCAATGAAGTCAGAGAGATCCCCGCTGTCCAGGGCGTTGAATATGTCCACCTGATTGCCGTTGTAGGTCCAGGAACCAAAAGTCAGGTTGCACTGCTGGTTATCAAAGGGGAAGTAGGTGACATCTACCACACAGGAACTTTTGGTGATGGCTGGTGCGTCCCAGGTGATGAGCCCATCGTACCGCAGGACCACATTGGTATTTACAGGCTCTGAAGACTCGTCATCAGCCCTGGAGGTCAGATGAGGACAATGACAGTCTCTTCCTAAGAGAACTCAACTGCTTTACCCAAGATATTTCACTGCTTTGTGCCGGTCACGTCAGTATCTTTGGCAATGGATCACCTTCTACCTGATAGCCTGGCTTGAGAGTCTGGAAGCACCTCTAATGTGCCcttctccccatctccccatcAGGGCCAGGTTCTCTGCCATTCTTCCTTTAAAGCATCTCTGTTCTGTGTTCCTTCCATCTATTCCCAGGGCTACTCCCTTTGTCCaggtcaatgatttttttttgtatgtgtgtggtgctgcgaactgaacccagggccttgtgcatgcaaagcaagcactttaccaactgagctatatccccagccccaggtcaaTGATTTGAACATATAGACAAAAGGTAAACCTGTTGAGACTAAAATTTGCTTACCTGATTTTGTTCATGTAGGTACCAGaacattaaaaatagttttttgttgctgttgtgagaattgtatatttgtatttggaaaacacagagaaaaacagtCATCCATAATCTTAGAGATAATCACTTATTCTGGTTATATCATCTTTTGCCTTACCAACATCTATGCCTTACATTTTGGGGTACAgaaattctattttcctttagGAAATTACTCTTTCTCCACTGCCATTACAAGACAGAGGAACTGTCTGCATGAGCTCATGAGTACAGAACTGGCTTCTCTAACATGGGGCACTAGGGTCACTTGACATAGGGTTTGGCTGGAGCTTGCAAGGAAGCATTTCAGTAAGAGTTGGTCACTGCCTTGGCCAATCAAACAAACCAGAGGAGAGAACCAGTGTTCTGTTTGTTTTCCAGGGAAAATTGTTAGAACTTACAGAATGCCCTAAGAAATCATCTAAGCCAATTTGTATTCTGAAGGGTGAACTGGAGTAATAAGGCACCAGTTTTGTTCTTGAATGTTGTGTTGCTTGGAAGGACTATGGAAGATTCCTCTGGTCGCTCAGAGTGGGGAATGGACAGCAGGCTTGGGGCTATGATTCAATAGATGGTGGCCCTTGGGTGAGCTCTCTTGCAGGAGCAATACTAAAATCCAGCTGCCATCCACCAGTCTTGCTTCCTTAAAGGAAATTTGTGCCCAGTAGAAGGCTCTACCCCCGGGAGCATCCCACCCCAAACTGCCTCTCATTCACACTGTTCTGAACCACAGAGGAACCTTTCTCAACCCACAGAAAGTTGGTtttccagaagaaagaaagaaagacagagagaaagaaaattattcccTGCACAACAGGTGGGAAAACTGAGTTTCGATTGTGATAGAAATCTCTGGTTCCTTCTCCTAGTGTAGCCTGTGGACCAGCAGCACCAACACTGTTTGGAGcttgaagaaaggaagaacacgGGCCCACCCAGTGAATCTGAATCTGTATTTTGACAAGATTTCTAGGTGATTCATGTGCACTTTATAGTTGAGGAACATAATCCATACCTACCTATTAACCCAAGGTCCCTTGCTCCAAGAGTAGGAAAGAGTCAACTGTCCTATGATCCAATTTATCTTTTCCTCTACAGAGTCCAATATCCATGGTCCAGTTTCTAGATGTCATTCCAATTTAATTTTAGTAGCATCATTGTTATTGCTATATAATCATGAACAGTGAGTGCCACTGTTACATAAATTATATCCccagaatattaatattttgaagtcCTAATCCCTCCTCCACATTTCAGAATGGGACCTTATTTAAAATTGGGATCATTATAATCCCATcactataatgaaccaataaaaatgtggaaagagaaaaaaagattaggaTCATTGTTAGTATAGTTAGATAAGATGAGGTCATGCTGGAGTAGGGTGGGCATCCAAGCCAAAATCATGGTCtctttataaaatgggaattttaGGCACAGGCAGCAGAAGGACAGCTTCatgtgaagatgaaggcagagtTCAGGGTACTGCTTCTGCAATTGCTGAAGATGCCAGGAAACCCTCAGAAACCAGAGGACAGGCATGAACATGCTGCTCCTCACAGCCCTCAGAGGGTGCTAATTCTTGATTTCacatttccagcctccagaactgtgagagcaTGAATTTCTGTTCTCTAGGTCACCCAATGTGTgctattttgttacagcagctgtaGCAAACTAATGCAGTTTCCAATTTCTCACCTGAAAAAGGAGACTATAGATGAAATTTGATAACCATCCTTCTTTAATAACCTTCTTTGATAACCTTCCATCTTTAAGCTTCTATGACctattattttactatttgagATTTCACAACCATAATTTCAAGACCTAAGAACATGGACTAATCCTTAACTTCATGCATGTTTTGAacattcctttttcattatgtttaTGTTCTATTAGACCAACAGGTTCATTCCAGGAAAACCTGGACTTGCACTTACTTGTTATACAGGACAATGTCTGGCCTCCACACCAGGTCACTGGGAATCCTGATGGAATCCAGGCCATCATACTGGTCTCGATCCCACGTGAGATACGCATCGTGCCATGTTTGGCGAATCCATAGATAGGCAGTcagaatttgatttctttcatcctACACAGTTTATCCAAATGTCACTTTATCTGGTAGACACTTCAACCAAATGCATTTCATCTTGAGAACACTGGCTCTTTACATTAATAAGTGagattttcaattaaaaaatgataacttTTTAATTCTATCATCTTGATTGACTACCAAGGTCATTTTTTCCTCTTGATTTAGTGTTCAGAATGCAAAGTGGATAAATACTTAAGTCTTTGGATTTTTGCATGGATCCACTACTTGATTTCCTCTGAAAAGGGATCAACTAATAGAGCAAGGAAAATATCCTTTGAGTCTTATGCCTTTGtgtaataaaatacatatgtgcACTAAAGCTATGTCATCTTAAAACATCAGCttacttttgttaaaattcagattaaatTCATGTAACATCAaaatcatcttaaccattttagaagtgtacaattcagtggcttCCAGTACATTCTCAAGGTTGTGCAACCCTCACCACTATCTAATTCAAGAACATTCTCATTGCCGTCCCCAAGATGCCCCATAACCACTGAGCAGTCTCGTACTTTCTCTCCCCAGCTTCTGGCAacctctctgctttctctctggaTGGATTTACCTACTTTACAAATGTggtgtaagtggaatcatacaatacgGAACCCCACCTTTCTTTATAGTATCTAAAACTGCTAAGGTTCATGGTCAGAGTCGTAGGTCACATTAATGAACATGAGATAACGTTTAGTGAAATTGTTTTGTAGAAAACTTCCCCCCTCTTTCATTCTCTTCTCCTGCCAGCTTGTACACAGGACTCTGCTTCATTCCCTCTCAAGTTCCCCCTAAGACTTTCTCTTCAGGAAGCATGCTCTCTTTCATTCTGAGACTCCTTCCAAATGTCACATCTCTATGTTACTCACCATATCCTTAATCTGAGAAAGTGTAATCTGCAGGGTGACGTTCAGAACtttatctgtgtcttctactGGACGAAGAGCATTGGAATAATTCTCAAAAAGGTCATTAAACAACTTCTGAGCATATTTTCCATCTGCCGTTTCTACAGCTgctcagaaagagaaaacagtatCAACATTCAGGGTGCTGTGTGTACTCAAGACAAAGACTACCAGGCTGAGGTCGAAAATGGGGGATGGCCCAACATTGCCTAGGGAGAAGTTTTAGGTAGATGGATGGGTTGTTTTTCTGGCATGTTCTACCTAGATCAGCACCAGGCAGTGAGGAGCACAAACACTTCCTGCAGTTAGATCAGTTCTCCTGCCTTTCCTGCCCTACCCCACTTCCCACCAAAGAATGACCCCAGAAGAGCATAGATGGTTACATACCACCAACCTCTTACCTCTCAGTCTAGAAGTAGCAAAATAAATCCAGCAAAAGGAGAAGCAGGAATGGAGCCAGACCATCATTTTGCTCATCTTCTAAAAAGTCCCAGCCTGGCAGCGTggcctttctcttccctctgtgAATGGAAAGGGACTGGGCACAAAGAACCTGCACTGTGCCAGTCTCACCTGGCAGATGGAGAGCCCCAGCTTGCATTGCATGTAGGACCAGTATCTTGACACAGACCCACCAGCTCTCCCTTCAGGTAATCGGAGACTGGCAGCTCCAGTCACCGAGATGCTGGGAGCTCAGGGTGTGTTAGGCAGTGCTGTTCTGGGAAAGCCACCCCAGTGGAGGGTCCCTAGTCAACTGCAGCAGGAACTCCACCCAGACCAAAGAAAAGAATTGAAGCCGGAACCAAGGGCACACCTGACCCCCCAGAATGAGAGTACAGAAAAGAGAATGGAATGTTCCACACCTGCAGCAAGCAGATTCTGCCCGAGCGCAGGGTCTCAGGGGAGCTCAGCAGATGCAGCCATGGAGCAGTCATCCAGAGAGGCCCCATGTGCTTCTAGAAGCATTTGAAGCAGGAAGGGGAAACAGCTCCGTCATCTCCTGAACACATCGGCACTCTGGTTCTTCACCACCTCTGCCTCTGAGCACCTCTTCAGTCGTCCCACTGGGCTTGGATTTCACATAGTAAATGCGTGTGAGTATTTGTGTAAAGGGGGTGTTGCCACTCCCTGAAAAAGCAGCAACACTGAAAATTGGATTTGGAGTTGAACAGCTGGGTGTGACTGCCAGCCCAAACCCTTAGGAGCACCATCATTTGGATGAGTTACCTAGACTCTGAGCATTCCCGAACTACAAACTGGGGGAAATGATATTCTCTCTCCCCCAGAGCTACCAATATACTGTGTAAGAAGGCACGCTGTGAATTGGAAAGCATTATGTAGATGCTAATGTTTTGCACTTCTGATGTGCTTTGCAGATCCAGAATTTCTACATTTACCAATCACCAAGGGTTTGTGGGCtctttaaattggaaaaaaaaaaaaaaaaagatgattcaaGGGCTAACTAAATCAGCATGAGAACTATTCCTAACAAGCGATGATGTTACTGAGCATGCTATCCCTTTGCATTTGAATACTACTTTGTATAATTTCACAAGCATTTCTCATATGTGATCTAATTTTGCTCCCACTAAAGAATGTTGATTTCCAATTGCTAATGAAGTCTGGGCACTCGTGTCTGTCCCTCCTCTTGCCTGGGGAAACTGCCTTGGAAACCAAATTAAGATAATTTGGTTGCCTGGAATCAGAGCGAGGAAATTGGATAGCTCTATTTCATCGGGTTACAGACATCTGATGAGTCACCCGTTCCTCTTCAGGAACATATCCTCCGCGCAGAAGGGTCACCCAAGCCGTCAGCTAAGTGTGTTTCTTAATTGCCTGTCCCCTTATGTTCATTGTGAAGGCTGTTTTCCTCATTCGCCGGTCTGACTCACTCATCCAATGACCCATGTCCTGGGGCCCAGGCTCCTGCTTCCTCCAACCTCCCACTCTGATCTCCAAAGCTGAATGTACTTTTAGAATTGGTTTAACACCTTGTTCTCCCAGGAGCAAACTGAGATCCAGGGATGCACAGTCTCTAGTGGCAGATGGTGGTGACAGGCTCAAGGTCTCCTGCCCCAATCTATGTGCTCCCAACACAGACATGCCTCTCCTCAGTCTCTTTTCTCAACGTGGCATGGGAAGCCAGGGAGCTGGTGACTTCCTTGCAGGCTGACACAACACCCAGGGCAGCCCCTGGTCATAGGTGCTTGGCAAATGCTCTGCTGGCTGATGTGGTTGCTGTTAAAAAGCTGCCTCTAAGGTCAGGGTCCTGGTAGTCTTCCATTACATCTGGTTAGTTCCGTGCATTGGGTTGGTTACTTacaagtttgttttgtttttgtttttgataatgaTGAAAACTGATGGTCACCTCTCAATGTTAACACAAACCAAATTAAACGAATGCTTGTCTTTGCTTTTTGAGGCCAATACGCTAATGAATAGAAAGCAAACTCCTCTCAAATTCATTCTAAAAATGACTACTGGATGTCTTTACCAGAGCCTGTTCATCCTCCAACCCAAACTCTATCTCTCCAGCAACTCCAAATCAAATCCCCCTGCCTCCAAAAAACCCTGCAATATAGTGATCCCATAGCTTCCAGAACACTACATGGAAGAGGAAATGAGGGAATGATTCCACTATTGGGAGTTTAATAAGGCAAAAAATGGGCAGATTGCCTTAGATTGTTGTTCTTAAATATGGGTTCTGACAACAAAAGTAATTATAACAAACTTCAGTTATCCAGAAATTTGGATCCTCCTAAGTACACTCCATTTCCTGAATGCCCCAGTAACTTAGGATTAATTTAGGATCAGTCATATCTCTTGACGTATGAATTCAGAGACGCAGAGCGCTCGACGCCTTTGGTTTGGGAGTCCGTGGATCTCATGCCGGCAGCTACTGCTCCTGGACCCATGAGCAGCTTCTCACCATAGTTTATGTGATGTCACCGCCCAAAGGAGAACACTGTGACCTGAAAAAAGAGACCCACAGTCCAGAGAATTTCTAGATAGCataatgtgttagtcagcttttcctcaccctcactgtgaccaaagtaccagaccagaacaacttagaagaggaaaagttgatttggggttcatggtttcagaggttcagtccatggtagaccaactccatggctctgggcctgaggtgaggcagagcatcatggcaggacagcaggacagaggaaagcagctcagagcagccaagaggcagagagaaagggagagagtgtcagggagggagagagagaagccagggacaaaatatatagtcctcgaggcacaccccagtgacctgctttctcTCGCCACACGGCacttgcctgcagttaccacctatcaaatggattaatccattgattaggttacagctctcgtAATCTACTAATTTCATCTCCTACATTAACATGGGAGCTTTcagagggacacctcacatccaaaccataccaccTAACAATCCCTTCAACCTCTGCACCTTTTGAGAAGCAGAAATCTCTCATCACAAGTTCATAGACATAAAGTACTCCAAACATTTCAGAGCTAATGGGAGTCAAATCTTTCCAGACAGACCCACTGTGAGGCACTTGTCTACTCTCAAAATATAATATCAGGACATGAAGAATATTCCATAAGACCATAcctatttttaaatacagtttttacTACATAAGCAATATATGTCCATTGTAGAAAAACTAGATAGTACAGAAAAGCACAATGAAGAAAAGGTCACTCAGAATCCAACCTAACAGAGATAAACAGATTCCTACTGGGGCTgcgtgtttttgttgttgttgttcttgttgttgttgttcttgttgttgttttttgtttttttggggggttttttgcagtgctgaagattgaacccagggccttgtgcttgcgaggcaagcattctaccagctgcGAGGTgctgtggatttttaaaagtatattttaattttgtttttatctttatttgggggggaagtgctggggacctTGAAagttttccctttcctctgctcaggGTCCTGGCCCCTCTCATGAACTCCTTATTGGTTGAAGCCGCCATGAACTTCTGAGCGTTGGAATGAAGTCTGCAGGAGGCACCCTGCTTCCACTGCAGGAGGACGGGCCCGCACTCCCCTTCCTTGGACTAGAGTTCCTGTCTGACGAAGAATCCTAGTGAGCTCCAGCGCAGCCGCAGAGGGCAAATGGGAAGGACAGATAACTTCATTCTACTACGTGGATGTTTTCGAACAAAAACTACAAAAGTCAAATATCATGTTTTATAAAGGGTTTTCCCCCCATAAATGAAtatgacattaatattttatccatttcatTAAACATAGAATCAGAACATAGCTAATACCCAAAGAGCTCTTAGAGACCATCTATTTAAGCtcactcattttacagatggaaaaactgaggccagagaggtAAGATGCTCTCCCAAGCAGGCCTGGTTACCCAGGGATGGAATCCAATGTCTCGACTC comes from Sciurus carolinensis chromosome 10, mSciCar1.2, whole genome shotgun sequence and encodes:
- the Chrna9 gene encoding neuronal acetylcholine receptor subunit alpha-9 translates to MSKMMVWLHSCFSFCWIYFATSRLRAVETADGKYAQKLFNDLFENYSNALRPVEDTDKVLNVTLQITLSQIKDMDERNQILTAYLWIRQTWHDAYLTWDRDQYDGLDSIRIPSDLVWRPDIVLYNKADDESSEPVNTNVVLRYDGLITWDAPAITKSSCVVDVTYFPFDNQQCNLTFGSWTYNGNQVDIFNALDSGDLSDFIEDVEWQVRGMPAVKNVISYGCCSEPYPDVTFTLLLKRRSSFYIVNLLIPCVLISFLAPLSFYLPAASGEKVSLGVTILLAMTVFQLMVAEIMPASENVPLIGKYYIATMALITASTALTIMVMNIHFCGAEARPVPHWARVVILKYMSRILFVYDVGESCLSPRHSRERDHLMKVYGKLPESNLKTARNKDLSRKKEMNKLFKNDLGCQGENPQDTDSHCARYEALTRNIEYIAKCLKDHKATHSKGSEWKKVAKVIDRFFMWIFFIMVFVMTILIIARAD